The nucleotide window TCGTTCAAAGAATCCCGATACCCTAGCTCGGTACCTTACACAAAGGGGATCGGTTCGGCAACTATGAGCTCACCACCGGAGCCTCCAAGGCCACAAAAGGCTCGTTGGCGTACCTAACGCGAAATCCCAGCTCGGAAAAACCGACGATCCATCCACTCGGTCACCGGAGCGGCGATATAGATGGAGGAGTATGTTCCGACGACCACACCGATAACCATGGCTAAAGCAATGTCCTGAATGACAGGGGTGCCCCAGATAAAGAACGCACTCACTGAAAGAACGGTTGTGCCTGATGTCGTAATCGTTCTTGATAGCATCTGCGAAGTACTAATATTGATTAACTCTCGCAGGCTCTTATCTCGCATGCGTTGCATGTTTTCACGAATACGATCGAAGATAACTATCGTATCGTTGATCGAGTAGCCCATGATCGTAAGCAAAGCAGCAACGGTTGATAAGTTAATCTCCTTTCGCAACAAGACGAACAAACCAATCGTAATAATCGCATCATGCACCATGGCAAGCACTCCGCCCGGTGCAAAACGTAAATCAAAGCGAAACGCGACATAGACCATAATGAAGGCGACTGCGTAAAGTAGCGATTGCAGCGCAGCCGTCCGAAGTTGTTCTCCTGCTTTTGGACCTACCCATTCCACTCGCCTGGGGGCTTCTGGACCGCGGGAGCCAAGCTTGCTCTGGAGTTTGTCGACAATCTTGTCGGCCACGCCTTGCAAACGAATTTCATAACGAAATTGATCTGCGGATCCGAAACGGCTTGCAGAACGCACTTTCACGCCAGCCGCATGAACCGCATGCGTCAAAAGAGCCTCGTTGGTGACTCCACTGAGTCTTAGTGATATTTTATCGCCACCAGGAGAGAGCTTGAACTCTTTTATCTTGGTTTGACCAAGCGCTGAACTGATTTTCGATTTGATTTGTTTAATTTTCGAATCAGCAAGAGATGAAACTTCCTGAATACGAACGATGAATTCATTGGGCCGATCCTCAACACTTAGTACTTCCGGTTGACTGTAGCCCAAAGAACCAAGGGTCGAGCGCAATTCCCCCGCGCTTACTTTCCCTTTGAATGCAAGCTGGATTTCCGTACCACCTCGAAAATCAATGCCGTAGTTTGGTCCCGGAAAGACAATAAGGACAAGACTGCCAATCACCGTCAGAATAGAGACTAAAATCACTACCTTCCGGTAGCGCATAAAATCAATATAAACGCCTGGTTTAATAAACTCCATCGACTAACCCACCCGCAACTGTTGCACACGTAAACCGCGGACCAACCATTCGAACATTACTCGAGAACAGAACACACCGGTAAAAAAGAGAAGTAATGATTCCAGCCATCAAGGTCACAGCAAAACCACGAATGGGTCCCGTACCAAACTGATAAAGCACAACACCTGCAATGAAAGTCGTTAGCTGTGCATCCATAATCGACCAGAAGGCGCGACGGTAACCCTGATCCACTGCCGCGCGTGCCGATTTACCACCTCGAAGCTCCTCACGGATACGCTCCATAATCAGCACGTTAGCATCCACGGCCATACCAACCGTTAGGGCAATTCCCGCAATACCCGGGAGAGTCAGCGTTGCACTCATCACCGACAGAAAAGCCAACAACAACGAAATATTGAAGAGCACCATGACGTCCGCAATGAAACCACCCACCTGGTAGTACAGAAGCATGAATATCAGCACCAATATTATGCCTACCATCGCTCCTTTTGCACCACGCTGCACTGAATCTTGACCCAGCGTTGGACCGATGAGTTGCTCATTTGATGGACGAATAGGAACAGGAAGCGCACCCGCCTTGAGTACAATCGATAGATTCTTTGCTTCCTGTTGGATGTTGGGTCCTACACCCAAAGTAATTTGGGCGCGCCCTCCTCCAATCTTGGTCTGTATCACTGGAGCAGACTCGACGCGGTCATCAAGCACAATCGCCATGCGTCGCTTTACGTTTCTTTCTGTGAGCTCTTCAAAAAGATTTGCGCCACGCGGTTTTTTGAAGTCAATCGATACGAAAAAGGCGGGTCTTCCGGACGCTGTCCTTGAGTGACCCACGCATCCTCGATTTCATCACCGCCCACTTCGCTCCGTGAAAACAGGTAGTAAGTGCGCCATAATGTGGTGGGCTCTTCGCCCGGTTCAAGACCCTGAGCCAAGGTCTCAGAACCCATTAAGAGCTGATGGTCTTCGGGAACTCTCTCAGCATCGCGTAACGATTTAAGATATTTCGAAAGTTTCTGCTTGGCACCCTTGCCTTGCGCCATGAGATAGCTGCTCGTCGAACTCTTCCCGGTCCCAGTAGGGACAGTTTCTTTGAGTGCTTGGATACCTTCAGGAAGATCGGAAAGCGTTGCCACAAAATCACTTTCATCATCCAACACTTTAAACTCGAGCTGCGCGGTTCGGCCAATGATATCGCGCGTCAGTTGAAAAGTGGCTTCATCTTCACCAGGAATCTCGATAATAATATCGGTTTCGCGGGAAGCCACCGAAGTCTGACGCAGCTGAAGTTCATCAATGCGATTGACGATCGTGCGCTTGGCTTGCTGAACTGCATCGTCACGCAACGCCTGTAACCGGTCTTCACGCACTTCAAGACTCACAGTGTTTGCATCACGTCCCACTTCTTTTAAATCACCAAGATTACGAAGCAAGTCGCGATCAAGCGCTTTTAAATCCGAAGTTTTTTTAAAGACCACCTGAAGTTTGCGATGATCGTCACGGTTACGTTTTACAGTAACGCGTTCGGCCACTTGGTCGAGCTGGGCGCGCGTGGGGGTGTCGCGCTCTGGAATCACATTAAGCTTTCTGCCAAGACTCTCTAGAAGCTGCTCGGCACGCGTGTCGCGAATATCACGTATCGCTTCATCAACCTCGGCTTCGTACACCAACCGCAAACCACCACGAATATCGAGGCCCGGGACAATCTTCCCTTTGAAGGTATTTTTAACGAAACTAGGAGCGGGCACCCACTTGTCGATGCTAGGCCAGAGGGAAAGCCAGGCAAGCGCAACCGTTGCCGCAACAATACTAAAACGGAAATACCAAGCTCGGTCCATTTTCTTTAAGCCGCCTTCTTGTTGGAACCGGTGTTTTCGACGCCGGCAACATGGCTACGTAGCACATTGAGTTTTACTTTCTCGGCCACTAACAACGTTACATCGCTGTCGCTGAGGTCAAGAATCTCACCCCGAATCCCACCCGTTGTGCGTACGACATCACCACGTTTTAAACTACTGAGTAGAGCTTGTTGTTCTTTTTGACGTTTTTGTTGCGGGCGAATCAAAAGAAGATAAAAGACCACAAACATGACAACCAGCATGCCAGCTTGCATGGCGCAGCCCTCGGGCGCCGGTGCTTGTGGTGCTGATGCACTGGAAGCGGCTCCGCCGGCTCCCGACCCTGTTGCAGCAGGCTGCAACTTCCAAAATAATTCCGTCAAAGCTAAAAACACACACAACCTCGCAAATTACAGCGACACTTACTTTGTTTGATTCTATCGGCCGCGGTTCTACTTCAAGGCCGAAAAAGCGTCAACAGATAGGACTTTAGCTCACGCTCATGGGCTTTTAGGCAAAACACGCCACAGATCCTGCTTTTTCTTGGAGCGGGTGGTAGGGAACAATTGGACACACCTGAGGGCTGCCCCAGAATGGAGGGCCGAGTCATTCAGGTGTATCAGCGCGATGGAAGACTTTGACCCGAAAAAAGCGCAGCAAGCTTGCGCCCAGTTCAGCGCCGCCGGTGGAAAGCTCGCGAATAAACAAGAGCAAACGATGGTGGCTGCACTTTTCGAGCATAGCCCGGCATTATTTCCGCTGCTTTGCGAAAAACCATCCCGTCTTTCAGCAATTGTCGCCGAGCCACTTTCGCTGCCATGGAACGAAGAATCGCTGCGTAGCCTCTTCGATCCGCTGTTTCAAGGCGAGCTTGAGCCCTCTGAACTGACCAAACAATTGCGCGAATTACGCCATATCGCGATGCTACGCCTTGCTCTACGCGATGTCTTGCGCCTTGCAGATATTGACCAAAGCAGCGCCGAGGTGAGCGCACTTGCCAGCACGGTCGTGCATTATGCCTTAAGTGCTTCATTAAGTAGTTACACAAAACGCTTTGGACTGCCATTGGACGAGCAAAAGCAGCCCATCCCGCTGGTCGCCCTTGGCATGGGCAAGCTCGGGGGCGTCGAATTGAATCCTGGTAGCGATATCGATCTTTGCTTCTTTTATGGAAGCGACCACATGCTGGAAAACTCGTGTTCAATTGAAGCACATGCCTTTTTTACAAAAGTTGTCCAGCGAAGCTGTAGCCTGATCTCGGATGTCTCCGAAGATGGCTTCTGCTTTCGAGTCGACTTGAGGTTGCGTCCAGAGGGTCGGACAGGACCTTTGGTTAACTCGCTTTCAAGCGCAGAACGTTACTACGAATCCTGGGGACGAAACTGGGAGCGCGCCGCTTTGTTGCGAGCACGACCTATCGCAGGGGATTTGCCCTTTGGAAAAAAACTCCTTTTGACACTCAAGCCCTTCGTGTTCCGTCGCGAAATTAAGCCTGCCCTCGCTGGCGAGATGATGGAATTGCTCGACCGCAACCGCAGTGAACATCAAGTTGACTTAGAAAACGACGTCAAACTTGGGCTCGGTGGAATTCGCGAAGCCGAGTTTTTTGTGCAATCGCTGCAGCTAATCTGGGGGGACGTTATCCGGCGCTTCAAGTCCAAGGTACCATTGCTGCCGTTGATGCTTTGCTAGCTCATGGCTTGGTTTCTGACCGCGAAGCACAAGAGCTTACCGACGCGTGGGCTTTTTGCGTCGCCTGGAACACCGCATTCAAATGCACCGAAGCCACCAAACCCACGAGCTACCGAAAGAAAAGCAAGCGCGAACAGCTTTGGCAGAATCGCTGGGCTTTAGCGACCTTGATGCCTTTGAAGACGAGTACACGAGGCACAAAGAAAAGGTTCGCAAGTTAGCTCAAAGCCTGATCCCGGGCCAAGACAGCTCGAGCAAGTCTGTGTTTCAAAAAGCATGCAACGACCTTGCCGAAGGACATTCGCTGCAAAGTGCCGCGGAGCAACTTCAAGGAAGCATTCAGCAAGCAAGCCTCGATGAAATCAAAGCGCTACTAAAACGCCTTTCAAAAAAAGCCGACTCCCCGCTTGGTGCAGTCACTCAGGAGAAACTACCGCTGCTTGGGCCAACTTTGCTCGAAGAGGCCACGAATTCGTCGGATGCTATCTCGGCACTTCATTTCCTCGTTGAGCTCTTCGAGCGTCTAGGTGGCCCCTGGCTCTATGGTCAATGGTTACTCGACGAAGAGCCCATTCGAAGACGTCTCATTAATCTCTTTGCGAAAAGCCCAACCTTATCCGAAGCACTGATCAATCACCCTGAGAATCTGGAAACGCTCTTTAGCTCGCATCGCACCATCGACCCAACGATCATCCGAGACCGACACAGGGCGCTGTCGGAGAACTACAACTCCGCTGAGCAACAAGAAGACGCCATTGCCAACCTTCGTAAACTCAAGCGCGAGCACATGCTTGGGATAGGCCTCATGTATGTGGGCGGCGATGCCGAGCTCGAAAAGACAAGCGAACTCCTCAGTATACTGGCCGATGAACAAATAAAGGCGGCCACTTGGATGGCCATGAAAAGCCTAGGTAAACCAACCACAA belongs to Myxococcales bacterium and includes:
- the secF gene encoding protein translocase subunit SecF; protein product: MEFIKPGVYIDFMRYRKVVILVSILTVIGSLVLIVFPGPNYGIDFRGGTEIQLAFKGKVSAGELRSTLGSLGYSQPEVLSVEDRPNEFIVRIQEVSSLADSKIKQIKSKISSALGQTKIKEFKLSPGGDKISLRLSGVTNEALLTHAVHAAGVKVRSASRFGSADQFRYEIRLQGVADKIVDKLQSKLGSRGPEAPRRVEWVGPKAGEQLRTAALQSLLYAVAFIMVYVAFRFDLRFAPGGVLAMVHDAIITIGLFVLLRKEINLSTVAALLTIMGYSINDTIVIFDRIRENMQRMRDKSLRELINISTSQMLSRTITTSGTTVLSVSAFFIWGTPVIQDIALAMVIGVVVGTYSSIYIAAPVTEWMDRRFFRAGISR
- the secD gene encoding protein translocase subunit SecD; this translates as MGHSRTASGRPAFFVSIDFKKPRGANLFEELTERNVKRRMAIVLDDRVESAPVIQTKIGGGRAQITLGVGPNIQQEAKNLSIVLKAGALPVPIRPSNEQLIGPTLGQDSVQRGAKGAMVGIILVLIFMLLYYQVGGFIADVMVLFNISLLLAFLSVMSATLTLPGIAGIALTVGMAVDANVLIMERIREELRGGKSARAAVDQGYRRAFWSIMDAQLTTFIAGVVLYQFGTGPIRGFAVTLMAGIITSLFYRCVLFSSNVRMVGPRFTCATVAGGLVDGVY
- the yajC gene encoding preprotein translocase subunit YajC, with protein sequence MQAGMLVVMFVVFYLLLIRPQQKRQKEQQALLSSLKRGDVVRTTGGIRGEILDLSDSDVTLLVAEKVKLNVLRSHVAGVENTGSNKKAA